A window of Solanum stenotomum isolate F172 chromosome 9, ASM1918654v1, whole genome shotgun sequence genomic DNA:
AATCGCGAAAATCACAGAGAAAATATctttatcaaaacaattaaaatttagaaaaatgatAAACACTACTTAAAACTCtactatttttcaaatcaaatctAGTGTATATCCTTAAGAACTAACATTTCATTCCCGAACtcaaagttttaaattatttttaaaaattaattctccaaaaaaaaactattctaaaaaatatatttgtattaatcTTACTTggattaattattatttcttcatattataATGGTTAACAATGaccaaaaacataaaaacaataacaataattcTATAATAAAATCACAAAAGTCTGAGACAATATCTTTATCAATacaattaaaatttagaaaagtgatgaatattatttcaaattctattttttcCAAATCAAATCTAGGGTATATCCTTAAGAACTAACATTTCATTTACTGAactctaaattttaaaaattcttccAAAATTAAtcctccaaaaaaataaaatctcttctaaaatttatatttgtattaatcTTACTCTgagtaattatattttcttcattttaaaatGGTCAGCGATCACCAAAAATGTAAAAACAATTACAGTAATTCTATAATAAAAATTGCGAAAATCACGAAGAAAATATCTTTTgtcaaaacaattaaaattcagaaaaataataaatgttagTATTTCAAATTCCATTTTTTCCCTAATCAAATCTAGGGTACATCCTAACATTTCATTTCTCGAACTCTATAAATAACAACAATTTCCATCTTCGGAGTACGAAAACTAGGTTTTCTTAGCGCCGTTTTCCCTTTTCATTACTTCTTTCATTTCGAATACATCCTTTCTATCTCTGCTATACAAAATTAAGATCTATCTACACTTTATCATTTTTAGACCGCACTATCCCACATTCTCGTAAAAGATCTACATACATTCTACCTTACATACACTCTACCTTTTTCATACCACACGACCCCACGTTGTAGTCAAGTatgaaaagtaaaggaaacCAAGgtggagaaaaaagaaaaaatgaaccGGACAACAGTACGCGGTTTAACCGGTATGATGTAAGCAGCAGAAAAAAACCGGTTTTTGGGAATGATTCAATGAATTGTgcaaaaattggagaaaaaggtaatgatttatgattttctatGGATTGACACcttaacaaacacattttttatcaataaaataatatttttcactaattgatttttttaattatttttttgtgtgtatgtgtgtatatatatattcagtgCACCATAACAATTGGCAAAGTAACCAAAGAACAATActagttcttttttttcttctctactttcaactttccttcttttttttccctacTTAGATAGGGTTTTTGTTGAAATCTTGAACTTTTTCATGTGTAATGCAAATCTTGGTTGAAGATAAAATTTGGGGTTTGTTGGTCTTGGTGcaaagtttgttttttttaaatttcctttGGGGGGTTTGTGTTGAAGTGAAGCAACAACCATGTCTACTCTTGTTAATTACAGTGGTGAGTTTTCTTGGTTTGTTTTCATGTATTGGATTATGGGTTTTTGAGTTTTAAGGAATTTGGCATTTGGGTGATTTAGTTTTCATAGAATAGATTCATTTTTAGTGCTCCATGAATCTATTAAGGGTTGTTGATTGTTGATATGAATATGAAGGGTGTAGGAGTaactagaagaaaaaaattgttgcttGGGAATTTTAGTAGCTCCATTTAGTTGGTTGGTTGGTTGGTTATCTTAACTTTCACCTTGTAAATCCTTGCCCCATTTCCCCCAATttgaaaaaagattaaaaagttGTTGCTTTGGCTTTGAAGATGTTAATCTTGCTCctatttaaactttttttatgCTTTAGTAAGTTTTTGTCTGTGTATTGTTTAGATTGATGTTAAAGATTGACACTTTTTGATAAAAGGTGTGAATAAGAAACATTTTTCTGGTCTTTGTAGCTAAGAATTTGTTTGTTGTTCAACTTTTGATCTGATTTGGTAGATCTTAGTTCTAAGTTTTTTATGTAATGAGTTCTCTGACTTGAAATGAAGTTAAAGATAAGATTTTTGTAAGAAATGGGCATGAAATTATAATCTTGGGATTTTTAGTATGTTGATTTGGTGGAAAAGATAGTTGATGAAGTTCTTGATGTTTGATCTTCAGGTGATAATGAGTTCTATAGTGGAGGATCGCTTTGTTCAGCTGATTTGGGTCTTATGTTGGCTCTTGGTCATGCTGATATTTACTGTCCTGTTAGTAAGAGGGCACGCATTAGTGGCCCGTTTGTCGTTGAAGAGAGGACTAAGAATCCATCCATTGAAGTACTTCCCAATGAATGCCTATTTGAGATCTTCAGAAGACTGGAAGGAGGCCGTGAAAGGAGTGCAGCAGCTTGCGTTTCTAAGCGTTGGCTTATGCTCTTGAGTAATATGAGGAGCTCTGATATTCGCCATACTAATCTTTCAGCTGCTAATGGGGCTTCAGATGATACGAAAATGGCATCAGCTGATGAAGATCTTGAAGTGGAGTGTGACGGATATCTTACTAGGTGTTTAGAAGGGAAGAAAGCTACAGACATTAGGCTCTCAGCTATGGCAGTTGGAACTTCTAGCCGTGGGGGTCTTGGAAAGCTCTCAGTTCGGGGGAGCAACCCCGTTCGGGGTATTACTAATGTTGGTCTATCAGCAATCGCCCACGGTTGTCCGTCTCTTAGGGTTCTTTCATTGTGGGATGTTCAGGATGTCGGAGATGAAGGTCTTATGGAGATTGCAAGAGGATGTCATTCATTAGAAAAGCTAGACTTAACTAAATGTCCCTCAATTTCCAACAAAGGTCTGGTTGCAATAGCAGAGAATTGCCCAAGTTTGACTTCTTTGACGATCGAATCTTGTAAAAATATTGGAAATGAGGGCCTGCAAGCTATTGGAAGATGTTGTACCAAATTAGAGTCTCTTACTATTAAAGACTGCCCTCTTGTAGGTGATCAGGCAGTTGTTAGCCTTCTGTCGTCAGGCAATACAAGGttgaagaaagtgaaacttcATTCTCTAAACATTACGGATTTCTCCCTCGCTGTCATTGGTCACTATGGCAAGGCGATTATCGATCTTAATCTGTGTAAACTTGGTCACATAAGTCCGAGGGGGTTTTGGGTTATGGGTGCTGCTCAGGGTTTGCAATCTCTGGCCTCTTTGACTGTCACTTCGTGCATTGGACTGACGAATCCGAGCCTTGAAGCAGTGGGAAAGGGCTGCACAAATATTAAAAGCATGTGCCTTCGCGAGTGTAAATGTGTTACTGATAGTGGACTTGTTGCGTTTGCTCAAGCTGCTGGATCTCTCGAGCATCTCTTGTTGGAAGAGTGCGACAAGATCACCCAAACAGGCATCCTAAATGCTGTTTCAATCTGCAGCAAGTTGAAGTCGCTTTCCCTGGTGAAGTGCTCGGGAGTCAGGGATTTGCCTCCACAAGCTTCCTTGTTGTCTCCCTGTGATTCTCTCCGATCGTTGTCCATCCGAAGCTGTGCAGGATTCGGTAGCAGAAGCTTAGCTATGGTGGGGAAGCTATGTCCCCAGCTTCATCATTTGGATCTCAGTGGGCTTACTAGAATAACAGATGCTGGGCTTCTCCCACTTTTGGAGAGCTCCAAGGCAGGACTCGTCAAGGTTAATCTTACTCACTGCCTGAACGTGACCGAT
This region includes:
- the LOC125875758 gene encoding EIN3-binding F-box protein 1-like; its protein translation is MSTLVNYSGDNEFYSGGSLCSADLGLMLALGHADIYCPVSKRARISGPFVVEERTKNPSIEVLPNECLFEIFRRLEGGRERSAAACVSKRWLMLLSNMRSSDIRHTNLSAANGASDDTKMASADEDLEVECDGYLTRCLEGKKATDIRLSAMAVGTSSRGGLGKLSVRGSNPVRGITNVGLSAIAHGCPSLRVLSLWDVQDVGDEGLMEIARGCHSLEKLDLTKCPSISNKGLVAIAENCPSLTSLTIESCKNIGNEGLQAIGRCCTKLESLTIKDCPLVGDQAVVSLLSSGNTRLKKVKLHSLNITDFSLAVIGHYGKAIIDLNLCKLGHISPRGFWVMGAAQGLQSLASLTVTSCIGLTNPSLEAVGKGCTNIKSMCLRECKCVTDSGLVAFAQAAGSLEHLLLEECDKITQTGILNAVSICSKLKSLSLVKCSGVRDLPPQASLLSPCDSLRSLSIRSCAGFGSRSLAMVGKLCPQLHHLDLSGLTRITDAGLLPLLESSKAGLVKVNLTHCLNVTDEVVLSLARLHGETLELLNLDGCRRVTDASLVAIADNCLLLNDLDVSKCSITDSGVAALSQGVQLNLQVLSLSGCSMVTNKSFSSLRTLGESLIGLNLQHCNAIGSSRVEALVEDLWRCDILS